The window GAGTCGCCAGGTGATCGCCAGCCTGCTGGGCGAGCCCTGCATCGTGGCATTACATGACACCAATGGTCGCTGGGACCTGCTGGCAGAACTGGAAGCCGATTCACTGGCCGACCTGGGCCAGGCGCTGGAGCGAATCCGCCTGATCCGTAATATCAGCAATTCCGAAACCAGCATCCATCTGAAAAGCTTTAGGTAGATCCGGCTGCGGACAACCCGGTGTCGCCTGCCCGGATGCTGCCGCTTCTCTGATATGGTCGTATCACCCCTGCAGGGTGGGCGAATAGGAATGCCAGGCCGTGAGCGACTGAATCACGCTACCGATCTGCAAAAGCTGGCGTTCGCCTTGCCGCTTGCCGACAAGCTGCGCACTCACCGGCATATTGCCCGGGTCAAAGCCCGCCGGCAAGGCCAGCGCACAAGCGCCCGTCCAGTTGGCCAGACGAGTAAAGAATCCCGGGCTGGTCGCTTCATCCAGCTGCGTCAATAACGGCGCACTCTCGGCCAGCGTAGGAATCATGAAGGCATCCTTGTCGGCCATCCAGGCCTGCCACGCGCCTATGGCCGCCTGGTGCGCCGCCAGCAAATCCTCGTATTGCATTTGTGAAACCGCCTGACCGGCTAGAATCCGCTGCCGCACAAATGGGTCCATGGGCGCATCCGGGTTCTGAGCCAGGGCGCCGTGCAGGCGCCAGCCGCAGGCCGCCATCAGCAGGCCGCTTTGCTCAAAAATGGTGTCGAAGGATAGCGGTGGCCGCTCCCGTACAATCGTGGCACCGGCCATCTCCGCCATACGCACCATATCGCGCACCCCCAGACGCACCGAGCGCTGTACCTGCGTGTCGTATTGCTCGTCCGGCAGCACGGCCAATGTCATGCCATCCAGACCGTTACCGTCATCCAGCAGCCGGTGGCACGACTCATCCAGTACCTGACCTGGTTCACAGGTGAGTGCCCGATACAAAATGGCGGCGTCATCGGCCGTGCGCGTGATCGGCCCGACACTATCGAGCTGCGGCGACAGCGGCGCGATACCATTCATATCCACCAGGCCCGCCGTCATTTTCAGGCCCGTCAGGCTGCAAAAAGCCGCGGGAATCCTGACCGAACCCCCGGTATCTGTCCCAATCGCGCAGGGCACCAGACCGGCAGCCACGGCCACTGCCGAACCACTGGAGGAACCTCCGGGGGCACGAGCGCGATGGGCATCCCAGGGATTCATTGGCGTACCCAGATGCGCGTTGGTACCCCAGCCGCCAAAGGCGAACTCAACCGTTTGTGTCTTGCCAATCACAATCGCGCCTTGCGCCTGCAGGCGCCGCACCAGCTGAGCAGTCTGACTGCTGATCTGGCCATCACGCGTCGCCGATCCCGCAGTGGTCGCCGTACCGGCGACATCAATCAGATCCTTGACCGCGACGGGAATGCCGTCAAGCAACCCCAGCGACTGTCCGGCTTTACGCCTGGCATCGGAGGCCTGCGCATCCCGCATTGCCTGTTCACCCAGCACGGTAACAAAGGCATTGAGCGTCGGATTGTATTTTTCAATGCGCCTGAGAAAGAAGGTCGTTAGCAGCGCAGCGGTCATGCCTTGCATGCTCAGTTGACTGGCCAGTCTGCCGACGGTGGAAAAAGCGTAATGTTCCATTTGCGTTCTTTACCTGCGTTAAATCCTGAAAATCAATCTTGTCGTTATTGCTAAAGCAATAACCGTGCCATGGCACCCACCGGGCCATTCTATCGGGGCCGCTTTTTCCTGCTCTATACATTGAGCCAGCCTTTTCCATACTAACGACCCGCATCAATCTGCGCCAGCGCGCTTACCCATCCTGTCGATTTTCAATTGTCATGACAATCTTCCGCCAGTTACCACCATATTCGTTTATATTCTAATCATCTTTATCATTCAGCCAGTTGTCATTTTCGGCCGCTGTCTGCCCCGTGCATGTCACCATGCGTCGCCTCAATGCCGTGGCCATCGCCAGCCGGTGCACCATTGTTACCCGCCAAGGAGCTAAGTATGAAACCCGCCGTTCCCGCTACCTCGCGCCTATCGTTCATCCCCTTGTCATTCACATCCAGCGCCGTCAGACGCCTGCAGACAAGCCGCCAGCTCGCTCGTCTATTTATCGCAACCGTGATGGGCATTGGCCTGCCGCTGGCCGCTGTACAGGCACAAACAACCATTATGTCACCGGGCGACAAAGCGCCGGTTGCCGCTGGTGTGACCACCGAAACGCTACTTGAAGGGCTGGACCATCCCTGGTCGATGGCCTTTTTGCCCAACGATGCCGGCATGCTCATCACCGAGCGCAGCGGCAGGCTTAATTACTGGAAACCGGGCAGCAACAAGCCAGCAGCAGTCAGCGGCAGCCCCGAAGTCTGGGCCAGCGGCCAGGGCGGCCTGCTGGACGTGGTTCTGGCCCCGGATTTTGCCAAAACCCGGCATGTTTATCTGAGCTATGCTGAACAAGGCGGTGACGGCAAGGCCGGTACCGCCGTCGGCTTCGGCCGCTTGTCCGAAGACAATACCAAACTGGACAATTTCAAAGTCGTGTTTCGCCAGGAACCCAAACTCTCTACCGGCAACCACTTCGGTTCGCGCATCATCTTCGACCGTCAGGGCTATATGTTCATTGCCCTGGGCGAGAACAATCAGCGCCCCACGTCGCAGGACCTGGATAAACTGCAAGGAAAAGTGGTACGGCTGTTCCCTGACGGACGCATTCCCCAGGACAACCCCTTCGCAGGCAAACAGGGCGCACGCCCGGAAATCTGGTCCTACGGGCATCGTAATCAGCAGGGGGCGGCGCTCAATCCATGGACCGGCGCCTTATGGACCAATGAACACGGCCCGCGCGGCGGCGATGAAGTGAATATTCCCGAGCCCGGCAAGAACTATGGCTGGCCGCTGGCTACCTACGGCATCAATTATTCAGGACTACCCATTCCCGAGGCCAAAGGCACCGAAGGACCCGGACTGACCCAGCCCATATACAGCTGGAAGGTCTCTCCGGCGATCAGCGGCATGGCCTTTTACGACAGCGACCGCTTTGCGCCCTGGAAGCACACCGTATTTATTGGTGCGCTGTCCCAGCAACGGCTGCTGAATCTGAAAGTGGATGGCAACACCCTTAAAGATGAGCAGGTCATCTTTAAGGGCGAACGCATTCGTGATGTGAAGGTGGGCCCGGATGGCTACGTCTATATCCTGACCGATGCCGGCAACGGCAAGCTGATCCGCCTCGGCCTGAAAAACTGAAGCAAAATGAACAGGCCCGCCGCAACACGAAGCTGCGACGGGCCTGGCTTACTGCGTTAAACGTGCTGTTTTAAGCGGACTGTTGCAGTCCGGATCAATACAGAACGCGTGTTTTGATGGTACCGGCGATCGCCTTGAGCTGCTCCAGTGCCTTGTCGACGTCAGGCGTTTCCACATCAATAACCACATAGCCATTTTGCGGATCGGTCTGCAGATACTGACCAACAATATTGTTCCCTTCCTGCTGGAACACCTGGTTGATGGCAGTCAGCACACCAGGACGGTTCTCGTGAATATGCAGGAACCGACGGGCGCTCTTGTTCTCTGGCAGCGAGACTTCAGGGAAGTTCACGGCAGACAGCGTAGAGCCGTTATCGGAGTATTTCACCAGCTTGCTGGCCACTTCGATACCAATGTTTTCCTGGGCTTCGGACGTAGAACCACCAATATGCGGTGTCAGAATCACGTTATCAAACTTGCGCAACGGAGAAACGAATTCTTCGTTGTTCGATTTGGGCTCTGACGGAAACACGTCAATGGCCGCGCCCGCCAGGCGCTTTTCTTCAAGCGCCAGGGCCAGTGCATCGATATCGACCACCGTACCGCGCGACGCATTGATCAGATGCGCGCCCACTTTCATTTGCGCAATGCGTTCCGCGCTCATGAGGTTTTTGGTGCTGTCATTTTCCGGCACATGCAAGGAAACCACATCTGAAATATTCAGCAGGTCGGAGAGAGAATTCACGGCGCGGGCGTTACCCAGCGGCAGCTTGCTCTCAACGTCATAATAATAAATTTCCATGCCCAGCGCTTCGGCCAGGACCGATAACTGGGTGCCAATGTGGCCGTAACCGATAATCCCCAGCTTCTTGCCACGCACTTCGTG of the Advenella mimigardefordensis DPN7 genome contains:
- the serA gene encoding phosphoglycerate dehydrogenase: MEKVSLDKNKIKIVLLEGVHQNALDVLHASGYSNIDYHKKALEGDQLKQAVADAHFVGIRSRTQLTAEVLQSARKLVGVGCFCIGTNQVDLQAAKKLGIPVFNAPFSNTRSVAELVLAELILLMRRVPAANAEVHRGEWVKSAAGSHEVRGKKLGIIGYGHIGTQLSVLAEALGMEIYYYDVESKLPLGNARAVNSLSDLLNISDVVSLHVPENDSTKNLMSAERIAQMKVGAHLINASRGTVVDIDALALALEEKRLAGAAIDVFPSEPKSNNEEFVSPLRKFDNVILTPHIGGSTSEAQENIGIEVASKLVKYSDNGSTLSAVNFPEVSLPENKSARRFLHIHENRPGVLTAINQVFQQEGNNIVGQYLQTDPQNGYVVIDVETPDVDKALEQLKAIAGTIKTRVLY
- a CDS encoding PQQ-dependent sugar dehydrogenase, producing the protein MGIGLPLAAVQAQTTIMSPGDKAPVAAGVTTETLLEGLDHPWSMAFLPNDAGMLITERSGRLNYWKPGSNKPAAVSGSPEVWASGQGGLLDVVLAPDFAKTRHVYLSYAEQGGDGKAGTAVGFGRLSEDNTKLDNFKVVFRQEPKLSTGNHFGSRIIFDRQGYMFIALGENNQRPTSQDLDKLQGKVVRLFPDGRIPQDNPFAGKQGARPEIWSYGHRNQQGAALNPWTGALWTNEHGPRGGDEVNIPEPGKNYGWPLATYGINYSGLPIPEAKGTEGPGLTQPIYSWKVSPAISGMAFYDSDRFAPWKHTVFIGALSQQRLLNLKVDGNTLKDEQVIFKGERIRDVKVGPDGYVYILTDAGNGKLIRLGLKN
- a CDS encoding amidase, which encodes MEHYAFSTVGRLASQLSMQGMTAALLTTFFLRRIEKYNPTLNAFVTVLGEQAMRDAQASDARRKAGQSLGLLDGIPVAVKDLIDVAGTATTAGSATRDGQISSQTAQLVRRLQAQGAIVIGKTQTVEFAFGGWGTNAHLGTPMNPWDAHRARAPGGSSSGSAVAVAAGLVPCAIGTDTGGSVRIPAAFCSLTGLKMTAGLVDMNGIAPLSPQLDSVGPITRTADDAAILYRALTCEPGQVLDESCHRLLDDGNGLDGMTLAVLPDEQYDTQVQRSVRLGVRDMVRMAEMAGATIVRERPPLSFDTIFEQSGLLMAACGWRLHGALAQNPDAPMDPFVRQRILAGQAVSQMQYEDLLAAHQAAIGAWQAWMADKDAFMIPTLAESAPLLTQLDEATSPGFFTRLANWTGACALALPAGFDPGNMPVSAQLVGKRQGERQLLQIGSVIQSLTAWHSYSPTLQG